In the genome of Neodiprion pinetum isolate iyNeoPine1 chromosome 2, iyNeoPine1.2, whole genome shotgun sequence, one region contains:
- the LOC124212407 gene encoding elongation factor Tu, mitochondrial has product MALVSARAIFSPVLRQTVKQIIGNRQLTKYRHGRLCARLLLPTVTAQRFYAEKKVFLRDKPHCNVGTIGHVDHGKTTLTAAITKVLAEKEMATAKAYNEIDNAPEEKARGITINVAHIEYQTENRHYSHTDCPGHADYIKNMITGTSQMDGAILVVAATDGAMPQTREHLLLAKQIGINYIVIFINKVDAADEEMVELVEMEIRELMTEMGYDGENAPIIKGSALCALEGKKPEIGSESITKLLEEVDRYIPTPVRDLDKPFLLPVEQTYSIPGRGTVVTGRLERGVLKKGNECELVGYGKVLKTVVTGVEMFRQILEEAQAGDQLGALIRGVKRDDVRRGMILAKPGTVKAQDQVEAQIYVLSKEEGGRAKPVLNFMQLQMFSKTWDCATQVQILEKDMVMPGEDTKLLLKLFKPMVCEQGQRFTIRDGIVTLGTGVITKILPPLNETERLALTEGKKAREKKLAKAN; this is encoded by the exons ATGGCGTTGGTTTCTGCTAGAGCAATTTTCAGTCCAG TTCTCCGGCAGACGGTGAAACAAATTATCGGGAACCGTCAACTGACCAAATAC CGACATGGCCGGCTCTGTGCAAGACTTTTATTACCCACAGTAACAGCCCAGCGATTTTATGCcgagaaaaaagtatttcttAGGGACAAGCCGCATTGCAATGTTGGAACCATTGGCCACGTTGATCATGGCAAAACCACACTCACCGCAGCCATCACCAAAG TACTCGCTGAGAAGGAAATGGCCACCGCAAAGGCGTACAATGAGATCGACAATGCGCCGGAGGAAAAGGCACGTGGAATTACTATTAATGTAGCCCACATTGAGTACCAAACTGAGAATCGTCATTATTCACACACGGACTGCCCTGGACACGCCgattacataaaaaatatgatcACTGGAACCTCTCAGATGGACGGTGCCATTCTCGTCGTCGCTGCCACCGATGGTGCCATGCCCCAAACAAGGGAGCACTTGCTTCTCGCTAAACAAATCGGCATCAACTACATTGTCATTTTTATCAACAAG GTTGACGCAGCTGATGAGGAAATGGTTGAGTTGGTGGAGATGGAAATTCGCGAACTCATGACAGAGATGGGATATGACGGAGAAAATGCGCCGATCATAAAGGGAAGCGCACTCTGTGCtcttgaaggaaaaaaacctgaaattgGGTCTGAATCAATTACAAAGCTCCTCGAGGAAGTAGACAGGTACATTCCTACTCCTGTTCGCGACCTGGATAAGCCATTCCTACTTCCAGTCGAACAAACCTATTCCATACCGGGCCGAGGGACTGTTGTAACAGGTCGATTAGAGCGTGGAGTCCTGAAGAAGGGAAATGAGTGCGAGTTGGTTGGTTATGGTAAAGTTCTTAAAACTGTGGTAACAGGAGTAGAAATGTTCCGACAAATATTGGAAGAGGCTCAGGCGGGAGATCAGCTTGGAGCTCTTATCCGAGGTGTTAAGAGGGATGATGTTAGAAGAGGCATGATACTTGCGAAACCTGGAACCGTCAAAGCACAGGATCAGGTTGAGGCTCAAATTTACGTTCTCAGCAAGGAAGAAGGGGGCAGGGCTAAGCCAGTTCTCAACTTCATGCAATTAcaaatgttttcaaaaacgTGGGATTGTGCTACCCAAGTGCAAATCCTTGAGAAGGATATGGTCATGCCAGGAGAGGACACAAA GCTTCTACTGAAACTATTTAAGCCAATGGTATGCGAACAAGGTCAACGGTTTACGATACGAGATGGAATTGTAACTCTGGGAACAGGTGTCATTACAAAAATATTGCCACCTCTGAATGAAACCGAAAGGTTGGCACTTACTGAAGGAAAGAAGGCCCGTGAGAAGAAATTAGCGAAAGCGAATTAA
- the Ran gene encoding GTP-binding nuclear protein Ran, translated as MTQEPDMPTFKCVLVGDGGTGKTTFVKRHLTGEFEKKYVATLGVEVHPLIFHTNRGPIRFNVWDTAGQEKFGGLRDGYYIQGQCAVIMFDVTSRVTYKNVPNWHRDLVRVCENIPIVLCGNKVDIKDRKVKAKSIVFHRKKNLQYYDISAKSNYNFEKPFLWLARKLIGDPNLEFVAMPALLPPEVTMDPQWQQQIEKDLKEAQETALPEDDEDL; from the exons ATGACTCAGGAACCCGATATGCCCACCTTCAAGTGCGTCCTCGTCGGCGACGGAGGTACGGGCAAAACGACCTTCGTCAAGAGGCACTTGAcgggtgaatttgaaaagaagTACGTTGCGACACTGGGCGTCGAAGTCCATCCCTTGATATTTCACACGAATAGAGGGCCGATTAGATTCAACGTTTGGGACACTGCTGGGCAGGAGAAATTCGGAGGTCTTCGAGACGGTTACTATATCCAGGGACAATGCGCCGTTATCATGTTTGACGTAACATCTCGTGTCACCTATAAAAATGTACCAAACTGGCACAGAGATTTAGTCAGAGTCTGCGAAAACATTCCTATCGTACTATGCGGCAACAAGGTTGACATCAAGGACAGAAAAGTCAAAGCCAAGAGCATCGTATTTCACAGGAAGAAGAATCTTCAG TATTACGACATCAGTGCGAAGAGTAATTACAACTTTGAGAAACCGTTCTTGTGGCTGGCTCGCAAACTGATCGGAGATCCTAACTTGGAGTTCGTCGCTATGCCGGCTCTCCTGCCACCTGAAGTCACAATGGACCCACAATGGCAGCAACAAATTGAAAAGGATCTCAAAGAAGCTCAGGAGACAGCGCTCCCGGAAGACGATGAGGACCTTTAG